The following proteins are co-located in the Methylomonas sp. 11b genome:
- a CDS encoding Rne/Rng family ribonuclease, with translation MKRMLINATQPEELRVALVDGQKLYDFDIEVPSKEQKKSNIYKGIITRVEPSLEAAFVNYGAEKHGFLPFKEIAPEYRTGDNEEGKSSKSNIREGQEIVVQIEKEERGNKGAALTTYISLAGTYLVLMPNNPKAGGISRRIEGDNRSELRETMAALEIPDSMGLIIRTAGSDKNVEELQWDLNYLLQLWEAIDRSSSEQTAPFLIFQESNVIIRALRDHLRGDIDEILIDQEGAFKLVHNFLKQVMPHNLHKAKLYQDSVPLFSRYQIETQIEMAYRREVSLPSGGSIVIDHTEALTSVDINSARATKGSDIEETALNTNLEAADEIARQLRLRDLGGLFVIDFIDMMSNKNQREVENRLRDALKIDRARIQTGRISRFGLMEMSRQRLRPSLGDSTQLTCPRCKGQGTIRNVESVTLAVLRLIEEEAMKKGTERVIAHLPIDCATFLLNEKRAAIQEIETRLQVGIIVLPSKHLETPSYDIERIKSAGEVSEEKASHLHIKEEDISVPEFAKQAGPKAEKAAIKEFLPDSPAPVQSKKTSAGLIQRFWQRLIGSSKASESSEAAEKSSEDKPRSGRNNRRDRGDRGDRGERGERSTSGRNNNRRNNNRRPPNGAANSEATGNLPAEPKQTVAIDQENGGDAAATAKKENGGQERSRRSRSRRRGPRNGGERRPEQSAGGEAGENSQAGNQDGERPAPASSYSEGGEAASQPRSYDREFAERSNNRHSETPQEPISRSASED, from the coding sequence ATGAAAAGAATGCTTATCAACGCCACGCAGCCCGAAGAGCTGCGGGTGGCATTGGTAGATGGTCAGAAACTCTATGATTTCGACATCGAAGTTCCTTCAAAAGAACAAAAAAAATCTAACATTTATAAAGGTATCATCACTCGGGTAGAACCCAGCCTAGAAGCCGCCTTCGTTAATTACGGCGCCGAAAAACACGGTTTCCTGCCGTTCAAGGAAATCGCTCCTGAATATAGAACAGGCGATAACGAAGAAGGTAAATCCTCCAAGTCCAATATTCGCGAAGGCCAGGAAATCGTCGTTCAGATCGAAAAAGAAGAACGCGGCAACAAAGGCGCGGCGCTAACGACTTACATCAGTCTGGCCGGCACCTACTTGGTGCTGATGCCGAACAATCCGAAAGCCGGTGGGATTTCCCGCCGCATCGAAGGCGACAACCGTAGCGAATTGCGCGAAACCATGGCTGCTTTGGAAATTCCGGACAGCATGGGCTTGATCATCCGCACCGCTGGCTCCGACAAAAACGTCGAAGAGCTACAGTGGGATTTGAACTACCTGCTGCAACTCTGGGAAGCCATCGACCGTTCCAGCAGCGAACAAACGGCGCCCTTCCTGATATTCCAGGAAAGCAACGTGATCATTCGCGCCCTGCGTGATCACTTGCGCGGCGACATCGACGAAATCCTGATCGACCAGGAAGGCGCCTTTAAGCTGGTGCATAACTTCCTGAAACAGGTGATGCCGCACAATCTGCACAAGGCCAAACTCTATCAGGACAGCGTGCCCTTGTTCAGCCGCTATCAAATCGAAACCCAAATCGAAATGGCCTATCGCCGCGAAGTGTCTCTGCCTTCCGGCGGCTCGATAGTCATCGATCATACCGAAGCATTGACTTCGGTCGACATCAACTCGGCGCGCGCCACCAAAGGCAGCGACATCGAAGAAACCGCGCTGAACACCAACCTGGAAGCGGCCGACGAAATCGCCCGCCAACTGCGTTTGCGCGACTTGGGTGGCTTGTTCGTCATCGATTTCATCGACATGATGTCGAACAAAAACCAACGCGAAGTGGAAAACCGCTTGCGCGATGCCCTGAAAATCGACCGTGCCCGCATCCAGACCGGTCGCATCTCGCGGTTCGGCTTGATGGAAATGTCCAGACAGCGTCTGCGTCCCTCACTGGGCGATTCGACGCAACTGACTTGCCCTCGCTGCAAGGGCCAAGGCACCATCCGTAACGTCGAATCCGTCACGCTGGCTGTATTGCGCTTGATCGAAGAAGAAGCGATGAAAAAAGGCACCGAGCGCGTCATCGCCCATCTGCCTATCGATTGCGCGACGTTCTTGTTGAACGAGAAACGCGCGGCGATTCAGGAAATCGAAACCAGACTGCAAGTAGGCATTATCGTGTTGCCCAGCAAACATCTGGAAACGCCGTCTTACGACATCGAACGCATCAAATCGGCCGGCGAAGTTAGCGAAGAAAAAGCCAGCCATTTGCATATCAAGGAAGAAGATATTTCAGTACCGGAATTTGCCAAACAGGCCGGTCCCAAAGCCGAAAAAGCCGCTATCAAGGAGTTTTTACCAGACTCCCCTGCCCCCGTACAAAGCAAAAAAACCTCTGCCGGTTTGATTCAACGCTTCTGGCAGCGTCTGATCGGGAGTAGCAAAGCCTCAGAAAGCTCTGAAGCCGCTGAAAAAAGCAGCGAAGACAAACCCAGATCCGGTAGAAACAATCGCCGGGACCGTGGAGATCGCGGCGACCGAGGGGAGAGAGGCGAGCGCTCAACATCAGGTCGTAACAACAACCGCCGTAACAACAACCGTCGCCCACCCAACGGCGCGGCAAATAGTGAAGCTACCGGCAACTTACCGGCCGAGCCGAAACAAACCGTGGCTATTGACCAGGAAAACGGTGGAGACGCCGCTGCAACCGCCAAAAAAGAGAACGGCGGGCAAGAACGTAGCCGCCGCAGCCGTAGCCGCAGACGCGGCCCGCGCAACGGCGGCGAGAGACGTCCCGAGCAAAGCGCCGGTGGCGAAGCTGGCGAGAATAGCCAAGCGGGAAATCAAGACGGCGAACGTCCAGCCCCCGCGTCCAGCTATTCCGAAGGCGGCGAAGCAGCCAGCCAGCCGCGCTCTTATGACAGAGAGTTCGCCGAGCGCAGCAACAATCGCCACAGCGAAACACCTCAAGAACCTATCAGCCGTAGCGCTAGCGAAGACTGA
- the rluC gene encoding 23S rRNA pseudouridine(955/2504/2580) synthase RluC, with protein MNTAENQTNPQVQWLEITEANSEQRLDNFLITYLKGVPKTRIYRMVRKGEVRVNKGRIDVSYKLQLGDIVRIPPVRVAEKKDEIIVQPTLKFSLENHILYEDDGFIVLNKPAGFAVHGGSGVSSGVIEGLRQVRPQQKFLELVHRLDKETSGCLLIAKKRSVLKLLHELFRGDGIQKTYLALLVGQFQRKKQLVEVPLLKNVAQGGERMVVVSQAGKSAETLFTRLKQFQDVTLVHAAPKTGRTHQIRVHAAWLGHPIVADDRYGDDSTNKTFKKRGYKRLFLHAEQLQFAHPVSGAVLHFTAPLPEDLQDLLNHEKPL; from the coding sequence ATGAATACCGCAGAAAATCAGACCAATCCGCAAGTACAATGGCTAGAGATTACCGAGGCAAACAGCGAACAAAGGCTCGATAATTTTCTGATCACTTATCTCAAAGGCGTCCCCAAAACCCGTATCTATCGCATGGTTAGAAAGGGCGAAGTTCGGGTCAATAAAGGCCGTATCGACGTCAGTTACAAGTTGCAGTTGGGCGATATTGTGCGAATTCCCCCGGTCAGAGTCGCGGAAAAAAAAGACGAAATCATCGTTCAGCCCACCTTGAAGTTCAGCCTGGAAAACCACATTCTCTACGAAGACGACGGCTTTATCGTGTTGAACAAGCCAGCGGGTTTTGCGGTGCATGGCGGTAGCGGCGTCAGTTCCGGCGTGATCGAGGGGCTAAGACAGGTTCGGCCGCAACAGAAATTTTTGGAGCTGGTGCATAGGCTGGACAAGGAAACCTCCGGTTGTCTGTTGATTGCCAAGAAGCGCTCGGTATTGAAGCTATTGCATGAACTTTTTCGCGGCGATGGTATTCAGAAGACGTATCTTGCCTTGCTGGTTGGGCAGTTCCAACGCAAGAAGCAGTTAGTCGAGGTGCCCTTGTTGAAAAACGTCGCCCAAGGTGGCGAACGGATGGTGGTGGTCAGCCAAGCCGGCAAATCCGCGGAAACCTTGTTCACCCGCTTGAAGCAGTTTCAGGATGTGACCTTGGTGCATGCTGCACCCAAGACTGGCCGCACCCATCAGATTAGGGTGCATGCTGCTTGGTTGGGGCATCCGATTGTGGCCGACGACCGCTACGGCGATGACAGTACGAATAAAACCTTTAAAAAGCGCGGCTACAAACGTTTGTTTTTGCATGCCGAGCAATTGCAGTTCGCCCACCCTGTAAGCGGTGCCGTGCTGCACTTCACGGCGCCTTTACCCGAGGATTTACAAGACTTGCTGAATCATGAAAAACCGCTTTGA
- a CDS encoding HAD-IA family hydrolase: MKNRFDLIIFDWDGTLMDSVDWIVHCIQQAAMNCECAVPDVQAVRDIVGLSIENAMKQLFPDEESDIRQKIAADYAKTFFTKKIGPDDLFPGVHEMLKQFRDQGYHLAVATGKKSTGLHAAMNATGAAGLFSTTRCADQTASKPNPLMLDEIMAELGVDKQRTLMVGDSVHDLQMALNAQVASVGVTCGAHSAATLQKYNPLLCVNYPTDLIGII; the protein is encoded by the coding sequence ATGAAAAACCGCTTTGATTTAATTATTTTCGATTGGGACGGTACTTTGATGGATTCGGTGGACTGGATCGTGCATTGCATCCAGCAAGCGGCGATGAATTGCGAATGTGCGGTGCCAGACGTGCAAGCTGTCAGGGACATTGTCGGCTTGAGCATCGAAAATGCGATGAAGCAATTGTTTCCGGATGAAGAGTCCGATATCCGTCAAAAGATCGCTGCCGATTACGCGAAAACCTTTTTTACCAAGAAAATTGGCCCTGACGACTTGTTTCCCGGTGTGCATGAGATGTTGAAGCAGTTTCGTGACCAAGGGTATCACTTGGCTGTGGCGACCGGCAAGAAAAGCACGGGTTTGCATGCGGCAATGAATGCGACAGGTGCGGCAGGTTTGTTTTCTACCACGCGCTGCGCGGACCAAACGGCTTCCAAGCCCAATCCGCTAATGCTGGATGAAATCATGGCCGAACTGGGCGTAGATAAACAGCGGACCTTGATGGTCGGCGATTCGGTGCACGATTTGCAAATGGCTTTAAATGCGCAAGTCGCGTCAGTCGGCGTCACTTGCGGGGCGCATTCCGCGGCAACCTTGCAAAAGTACAATCCCTTGTTGTGTGTGAACTACCCCACCGACTTAATCGGAATCATATAG
- the sppA gene encoding signal peptide peptidase SppA — protein MVENNYDLPEDNAENSPGWEKSVLEKLAFAAIDEQKAARRWGIFFKLLTFAYLTVALGIAVYPKFKEGIDSGTGEHVAIVDVLGQIVEGEAAGADTVIEGLRDAAKDKNTKGIILNINSPGGSPVQSAYIYDEIRRLKVEHPQLPIYSVVGDMCASGGYYVASATDKIFVNQASIIGSIGVIMNGFGFTDVLDKLGVERRLLTAGAHKAMLDPFSPVNQQESKHMQSLLDQVHQQFIGAVREGRGKRLKEVEAPEMFSGLIWTGTEGVRLGLADDFGSVDSVARDQFGTEEKVNFTPQERLIDRLAGKFGASFGHAIASSLPIPAIQ, from the coding sequence ATGGTGGAGAATAATTACGATCTTCCCGAAGATAATGCTGAAAACAGCCCCGGTTGGGAAAAGTCGGTGCTGGAAAAATTGGCGTTCGCGGCGATCGATGAGCAAAAAGCCGCGCGGCGCTGGGGAATATTCTTTAAGCTGCTGACCTTTGCTTATTTGACTGTCGCGTTGGGTATAGCGGTGTATCCAAAATTTAAGGAGGGCATCGATTCCGGTACGGGCGAGCATGTGGCTATCGTCGATGTGTTGGGGCAGATTGTAGAAGGTGAGGCCGCCGGCGCCGATACGGTGATTGAGGGCTTGCGCGATGCAGCCAAGGATAAAAATACCAAGGGTATCATCCTCAATATCAATTCGCCCGGCGGCAGTCCGGTACAATCGGCATACATTTACGATGAAATCAGGCGCTTGAAAGTCGAACATCCGCAATTGCCGATTTATTCGGTAGTGGGCGATATGTGCGCATCCGGCGGTTATTATGTTGCTTCGGCTACCGACAAGATATTCGTGAATCAGGCCAGTATCATCGGCTCTATCGGCGTAATCATGAATGGCTTCGGTTTTACCGATGTGTTGGACAAACTGGGCGTGGAGCGGCGCTTGTTGACCGCCGGCGCGCACAAAGCCATGCTCGATCCGTTCTCGCCGGTCAATCAGCAAGAAAGCAAGCATATGCAGTCATTGCTGGATCAAGTACACCAACAATTCATCGGTGCGGTGCGGGAAGGACGCGGCAAACGTTTGAAGGAAGTCGAAGCGCCGGAGATGTTCTCCGGGCTGATTTGGACCGGTACGGAAGGCGTCAGGCTGGGGTTGGCGGACGATTTCGGCAGCGTTGATAGTGTCGCGCGCGACCAGTTCGGCACCGAGGAAAAAGTAAACTTTACCCCGCAGGAGCGCTTGATCGACCGCTTGGCCGGCAAGTTCGGCGCCTCGTTCGGTCATGCCATTGCCAGCAGTTTGCCTATTCCGGCAATACAGTAG
- the dnaX gene encoding DNA polymerase III subunit gamma/tau: protein MAYQVLARKWRPSNFTQLVGQEHVSQSLMHALQHDRLHHAYLFTGTRGVGKTTVARILAKAINCENLKDFNPCGECQVCRDFEQGRFMDLIEVDAASRTKVEDTRDLLDNAQYAPNQGRYKVYLIDEVHMLSGHSFNALLKTLEEPPPHVKFLLATTDPHKIPVTVLSRCLQFNLKRLLPEQIDAQMQFILGQEQIAFEPAALKMLGRAADGSLRDGLSLLDQAIVYGSGSVATEAVIGMLGTVAQQPIDDILQALAAGDARRLLAKIADVAELTPDFADILQQMLRVLHRVALLQQMPDFVDQEFDKQLLDTLAQSLLPEDVQLYYQICLIGQRDLPLAPDPRSGFEMVMLRMLTFRPQAAEAQALEPIKPVVVKPNASVSAPAAAVATEARHIDEPRPTSVSQTTNPGNWTEIIAALNISGRTRELANNCVLDGIDDSSCRLLLDPSFQQIGTKAEDNLRVALQNYYGKPLKLVISKQAEQQMTPALEIQKAREDRQQAAVDSINTDENVQALKDTFGARIMPGSIEPLN from the coding sequence ATGGCTTATCAGGTTCTTGCCAGAAAATGGCGTCCCAGCAACTTCACCCAGCTTGTCGGTCAGGAGCATGTCAGCCAATCGCTAATGCACGCCTTGCAACATGATAGATTGCATCATGCCTATCTGTTCACCGGCACGCGCGGCGTTGGCAAAACCACGGTGGCGCGGATTCTCGCCAAAGCCATCAACTGCGAAAATCTGAAAGATTTTAATCCCTGCGGCGAATGCCAGGTGTGCCGGGATTTCGAACAGGGCCGGTTTATGGACTTGATCGAAGTCGATGCCGCCTCCCGCACCAAAGTCGAAGATACCCGCGATCTGCTCGACAACGCTCAGTACGCCCCCAATCAAGGTCGCTACAAAGTCTATTTGATCGACGAAGTGCACATGCTGTCCGGGCATAGCTTTAACGCCCTGTTAAAGACCCTGGAAGAGCCGCCGCCGCACGTCAAGTTTCTGCTGGCTACTACCGATCCGCATAAAATTCCGGTCACGGTATTGTCGCGCTGCTTGCAATTCAATTTGAAGCGGCTGTTGCCGGAGCAAATCGATGCGCAGATGCAGTTTATTTTGGGCCAGGAGCAAATCGCTTTCGAGCCTGCTGCGCTAAAAATGTTGGGCCGAGCCGCCGACGGCAGCTTGCGAGATGGCTTGAGTCTGCTGGATCAGGCTATCGTTTACGGTAGCGGCAGCGTCGCCACGGAAGCGGTGATCGGCATGCTCGGTACCGTCGCGCAGCAACCCATCGACGATATTTTGCAAGCGCTGGCTGCTGGTGATGCGCGGAGGTTACTGGCAAAAATTGCCGATGTGGCGGAATTGACGCCCGATTTTGCAGATATTTTGCAACAGATGCTGCGAGTGTTGCATCGGGTAGCGCTGTTACAGCAAATGCCGGATTTCGTCGATCAGGAATTCGATAAACAGTTACTGGATACGCTGGCCCAGAGCTTATTGCCGGAAGATGTGCAACTGTATTATCAGATTTGTTTGATCGGCCAACGCGATCTGCCGCTGGCGCCCGATCCGCGCAGCGGGTTTGAAATGGTGATGTTGCGGATGCTGACTTTTCGGCCGCAAGCCGCAGAAGCGCAAGCGCTTGAGCCCATCAAACCGGTTGTCGTTAAACCGAATGCTAGTGTATCGGCGCCGGCTGCGGCGGTGGCGACCGAGGCCAGGCATATCGACGAGCCGCGTCCTACATCGGTCTCGCAAACTACCAATCCGGGCAATTGGACCGAGATTATCGCTGCGTTGAATATCAGCGGCCGTACCCGCGAACTTGCGAATAATTGCGTGTTGGACGGTATAGACGACAGCAGTTGTCGCTTGCTGCTCGATCCGAGCTTCCAGCAGATCGGTACTAAAGCCGAGGACAATCTAAGGGTAGCGTTGCAAAATTATTACGGTAAACCCTTAAAACTGGTCATAAGCAAGCAAGCAGAGCAGCAAATGACGCCTGCGCTGGAAATTCAAAAAGCCCGCGAAGATCGGCAGCAAGCGGCGGTGGATAGCATTAACACCGATGAAAATGTACAGGCTTTGAAAGACACCTTTGGCGCCAGAATCATGCCTGGTAGTATCGAACCGCTGAATTAA
- a CDS encoding YbaB/EbfC family nucleoid-associated protein has protein sequence MKNALAGIMQQAQKMQDNLKKAQEELGAMEVHGESGGGLVTIVMTGKREVRKVSIDPSLVGDDKDMLEDLVAAAINDAVHKVGKMKKEKMADVTAGIPIPPGFQMPF, from the coding sequence ATGAAAAATGCGCTAGCGGGCATCATGCAACAAGCCCAAAAAATGCAGGACAACTTAAAAAAAGCCCAGGAAGAACTGGGGGCGATGGAAGTACACGGCGAATCCGGCGGCGGCTTGGTGACGATTGTGATGACCGGCAAACGCGAGGTGCGTAAGGTCAGTATCGATCCATCCCTGGTCGGCGACGACAAGGATATGCTGGAAGACTTGGTGGCGGCGGCGATCAACGACGCCGTGCATAAAGTCGGCAAAATGAAAAAAGAAAAAATGGCCGACGTCACAGCCGGCATCCCGATTCCGCCCGGTTTCCAAATGCCGTTCTAA
- the recR gene encoding recombination mediator RecR — translation MQNQGLLKELIQSLCCLPGVGPKSAQRMAFHLLQRNRDGGMQLSKMLAKAIAEVGHCRECRTLTEAELCEVCANPLRDSETLCVVESPADVWVIDQATTFKGKYFVLHGRLSPLDGIGPDQLGVELLEQRMASGQIKEIILATNSTVEGQATAHFIGEVAAKFNIRATRIAHGVPMGGELEFIDSGTLAHAFNGRREF, via the coding sequence ATGCAAAACCAGGGTTTGCTGAAAGAGTTGATCCAAAGCCTGTGCTGCCTGCCCGGCGTCGGGCCGAAATCGGCGCAACGCATGGCTTTTCATCTGTTGCAGCGCAACCGCGACGGCGGCATGCAGCTAAGCAAAATGCTTGCGAAAGCCATCGCCGAAGTCGGCCACTGCCGCGAGTGTCGGACCTTGACCGAAGCGGAATTGTGCGAGGTCTGCGCCAACCCGTTACGCGATTCGGAAACCTTGTGTGTAGTCGAAAGTCCGGCCGATGTATGGGTGATCGATCAAGCTACCACCTTCAAAGGCAAATACTTTGTGCTGCATGGCCGCTTGTCGCCGTTGGATGGCATCGGTCCCGATCAGCTTGGTGTTGAGTTACTCGAGCAGCGCATGGCATCCGGGCAAATCAAGGAAATCATTCTGGCCACTAATTCCACCGTGGAAGGCCAGGCCACCGCGCATTTCATCGGCGAAGTCGCGGCCAAATTCAATATCCGCGCTACGCGCATCGCGCACGGTGTACCGATGGGCGGTGAGCTGGAATTTATCGACAGCGGTACCTTGGCACATGCCTTCAACGGCCGCCGGGAATTTTAG
- a CDS encoding histidine triad nucleotide-binding protein, whose amino-acid sequence MSDCLFCKMASGEIKPDVVYEDEQLLAFRDIHPQAPLHVLVIPKRHVANLNDLDDALLGGRMLQTAAKIAGQFGYAESGYRTIFNCNGDGGQTVHHLHLHLLAGRQMHWPPG is encoded by the coding sequence ATGAGCGATTGTTTGTTTTGCAAGATGGCCAGCGGCGAAATCAAGCCGGATGTGGTTTACGAAGATGAGCAACTATTGGCGTTCCGAGATATTCATCCGCAGGCGCCCTTGCATGTGCTGGTCATTCCGAAGCGACATGTCGCCAATTTAAACGATCTCGATGATGCCTTGCTAGGCGGGCGAATGCTGCAAACCGCCGCTAAAATTGCGGGGCAGTTTGGCTATGCGGAAAGCGGTTACCGGACAATATTCAACTGCAACGGCGATGGCGGACAGACCGTGCATCACTTACATCTGCATCTGCTGGCGGGCAGACAGATGCATTGGCCTCCGGGTTAA
- a CDS encoding polysaccharide deacetylase family protein, with the protein MSERKLIRVDSETRPILTVVIHTEEEFDWNKPHDRHATGVKHMRHIDRAQNVFDSFGIVPNYVVDYPIASQEAAFGPLKAYADSGRALIGAHLHPWVSPPYDEELNARNSYPGNLPRALEHEKLRLLTEQIKTSFGTSPLTYLAGRYGFGPNTGEILEDLGYEVDISVAASIDYSADGGPDYSSYTSDPFWFGSQRRLLSLPGSGGYVGSLRAGGTPLYRRLMHPWLRKSKISGAVARLRLLERIRLSPEDYSEPEMRRLTNSLLDDGVRIFVFSFHSPSVMPGGTPYVNSDADLERFLEKCRRYFDFFMRELGGTSMTPLEIKDWLEQH; encoded by the coding sequence GTGAGTGAGCGAAAACTGATTCGCGTAGACAGCGAAACTCGCCCCATCCTCACGGTAGTCATCCATACCGAAGAGGAGTTCGACTGGAACAAGCCGCACGACAGACACGCCACAGGCGTCAAGCATATGCGTCACATCGACCGTGCGCAGAATGTTTTCGATAGTTTTGGTATTGTGCCGAACTATGTGGTCGACTATCCGATTGCCTCGCAAGAAGCAGCCTTCGGTCCGCTTAAAGCCTACGCCGATTCGGGCCGAGCACTGATCGGTGCGCATTTGCATCCCTGGGTGTCGCCACCGTACGATGAAGAACTGAATGCGCGCAATTCCTATCCCGGCAATTTACCGCGCGCGTTGGAGCATGAAAAACTCCGGCTACTCACTGAGCAAATCAAGACCTCGTTCGGCACCTCGCCCTTAACTTATCTTGCCGGCCGTTACGGCTTCGGCCCCAATACCGGTGAGATTCTCGAGGATCTGGGCTATGAAGTCGATATCAGCGTTGCCGCTTCAATCGATTACAGCGCTGACGGCGGTCCGGACTACTCTAGCTACACCAGTGACCCGTTTTGGTTTGGCAGCCAGCGCCGCCTGCTCAGCTTACCGGGCTCCGGCGGTTATGTAGGAAGCTTACGAGCAGGCGGCACGCCCCTTTACCGCCGATTGATGCATCCTTGGCTGCGCAAGTCCAAAATATCGGGCGCTGTCGCAAGGCTCCGGCTATTGGAACGGATTAGGCTATCGCCGGAGGATTACAGTGAACCGGAAATGCGCCGCTTAACCAATTCCTTGCTGGACGATGGCGTGCGAATCTTTGTGTTCAGCTTTCACTCACCCTCGGTGATGCCTGGCGGTACGCCTTACGTGAACAGCGACGCGGATCTTGAACGGTTTTTGGAAAAATGCCGTCGCTACTTCGACTTTTTTATGCGCGAACTGGGCGGAACCTCCATGACCCCGCTAGAGATAAAGGACTGGCTGGAACAGCATTGA
- a CDS encoding acyl carrier protein, with product MNLNPDQIKAAIRNKVIELAKALDMDASGVTDEDILPATGLLDSGAILELVVWFEASYDFRIKQEDMNIDNLGSINAMTNFLLSSKPA from the coding sequence ATGAACCTAAATCCCGACCAGATCAAAGCCGCGATTCGCAACAAAGTAATAGAACTTGCCAAAGCGTTGGATATGGACGCGTCCGGCGTCACTGACGAAGACATCCTGCCCGCCACCGGCTTGCTCGACTCCGGCGCCATTCTGGAATTGGTGGTCTGGTTCGAGGCCAGCTACGACTTTCGGATCAAACAGGAAGACATGAACATCGACAATCTCGGCTCGATTAACGCGATGACCAACTTTCTGCTTTCCAGCAAACCAGCGTAA
- a CDS encoding 2-oxo acid dehydrogenase subunit E2, with protein MPSFQTVPCVNINDEFVDVVSIDVKQGEFINSGDVVATVETDKSMIDVVAEQDGYVLRVDCEPGQKIRVGAVMFWLGATRDEAIPEETKDSSSTVSSVRQPTAKARAMLKELDIDPARVPASGERLSVADIEAWLSKGGKPGKSALSTQTAIRREDTPAVAGDLQELSPEAAGMLHTVAWHRDFAASAYLEVEYDPKPWEERAAAYAAEHKLMLSPLLPLMAFRLAELGRERPLINSTIVNGQRFQYTPVNIGFTVQAGSMLYLTVVRDTQDMDAAQFISALGEVQRHAMAHKLPPQEASGATLSFSSMARWNVSRHTPILPPQTSLIIAHAAPKNSDKAVLGATYDHRVLTGFDVAQVLLALSRPA; from the coding sequence ATGCCCAGTTTCCAAACCGTCCCCTGCGTGAACATCAACGACGAGTTCGTGGACGTCGTCAGCATCGACGTCAAGCAAGGCGAGTTCATCAATAGCGGTGACGTAGTCGCCACCGTCGAAACCGACAAATCCATGATAGACGTGGTCGCGGAACAGGACGGCTACGTGCTGAGGGTCGACTGCGAACCGGGACAAAAAATCCGCGTCGGTGCAGTGATGTTCTGGCTGGGCGCCACGCGCGACGAAGCGATCCCGGAAGAAACCAAGGACAGTTCGTCAACAGTAAGCTCCGTGCGCCAACCCACTGCAAAAGCCAGAGCCATGCTCAAGGAACTGGACATCGACCCGGCCCGCGTTCCTGCCAGTGGCGAGCGCCTGTCGGTAGCCGATATCGAAGCTTGGCTGAGCAAGGGCGGCAAGCCGGGCAAATCCGCACTATCGACCCAAACGGCTATCCGCCGGGAAGATACGCCAGCAGTTGCCGGCGACTTGCAGGAATTGTCGCCGGAAGCGGCGGGCATGCTGCACACAGTTGCCTGGCATCGGGATTTTGCGGCCTCGGCCTATCTGGAGGTCGAATACGACCCCAAACCCTGGGAGGAGCGGGCCGCCGCCTATGCGGCGGAACATAAACTAATGCTCTCGCCCTTGCTGCCGCTGATGGCTTTTCGTCTGGCCGAACTGGGCCGCGAACGGCCTTTGATCAATTCCACGATAGTCAACGGTCAGCGTTTCCAATATACGCCCGTGAATATCGGCTTTACCGTGCAGGCCGGATCTATGCTTTATCTAACTGTGGTCCGCGACACTCAAGACATGGATGCGGCACAATTCATCAGCGCCCTAGGCGAGGTACAGCGCCACGCGATGGCTCACAAGCTGCCGCCGCAGGAAGCCTCCGGCGCCACCTTATCGTTTTCGAGTATGGCCCGCTGGAATGTCAGCCGCCACACCCCTATTCTACCGCCGCAAACATCGCTGATTATCGCCCACGCAGCCCCGAAAAATTCGGACAAGGCCGTATTGGGCGCCACTTACGATCATCGTGTTCTCACGGGTTTTGACGTCGCACAGGTGCTGCTGGCGTTGTCTCGTCCGGCATAA